Proteins from one Xenorhabdus griffiniae genomic window:
- a CDS encoding carbamoyltransferase C-terminal domain-containing protein yields the protein MENDKTSILLIDSAKKNQLSKLNDVSQQNNLHNHTAKIANILSQIPFPWTTQVSLDLISASYLDAFEQGYSELRTHIYERFGICPIEAHAYSLPENEYITDIHTSLSTFHDKALAPYVLASVGHDFGRQRFPGSCSETIGVGLLCHNGSIPGMTPLGWGNIEFLVKECDYSTYDEQGALTTTKGTSAAVVYLASLAGKLHSWLKRNQMVYDRHALHAAMICMSQAFQGRYLFDDVSEQKCMPQTWSIPLKRSKEAEILLTLTPNTSVRNNQIALVVSYQASIARQTRLTTVVNGQEIVGQRGTLLIPAHLLEKSPLNITVYAVGRLDHVTVACQNTLVMKCISSQLLVAPDDEIIVGISASHDASACVMINGKIRYGIQLERLTRVKHDGSQSLNTTLAVDYCLNAAGLMREDVSCFAYNIQSVTPEYIGLNQPVCSTDFSLFDPFSPEAIVVSHHLCHAFAAWSGSKFSRGNVVVADGSGGSVVGQNDLLISGQEFSEYLNAGLKEYKPELHVVSHYTFCENGYTLLAREYSPSFNIRTGSRSLGEAYASVSQLVFNSWHASGKLMGLAPYGIPKFAEEIAIESPQGISFGYTWKQKFSKKTLNVMDYADLAASVQLVLEKGIFSRLEHYHITNNEPLVMTGGVALNSVVNYKVRQNFQLRDFYLFPAQHDAGISIGAANAAYYKRHNRILSDAFNHDYLGKVYRYEDISRALNLFADRVIVKPIDTVTLAERLHAGQIIGYYSCTKGSEFGPRALGARSILASPCSMDTWKFINRWVKFREDFRPFAPMVATEHLGRYFEGEGDYKYMLEVLPVRPEYREQLAAITHIDGSARVQTVSVNDNEEIHALLSAFGKLSGFPVLLNTSFNVRGKPIVERAEQAIEMLLSTHIDAVVFGDYIVELFAPSFTPEVVPGLLCLSPGCSLKSSLEKNQLRHIISHEYQDNNQIITASLYQALLLLVKQMSLADTQAVYDELSPELRKAVMHYVRLKFLNIARDFTEEFECDDLHH from the coding sequence ATGGAAAATGATAAAACATCTATTCTTCTTATCGATAGTGCTAAAAAAAATCAGTTATCCAAGCTTAATGACGTTTCTCAACAGAATAATTTACATAATCATACCGCTAAAATCGCTAATATTTTATCACAAATACCTTTTCCATGGACAACACAAGTCTCTCTGGATTTAATATCAGCCAGCTACTTGGATGCGTTTGAGCAAGGATATTCAGAGTTGCGCACTCATATATATGAGCGTTTTGGCATCTGCCCTATAGAAGCACATGCATACTCTCTGCCAGAGAATGAATATATTACAGATATTCATACCTCATTATCTACATTCCATGATAAAGCACTAGCTCCTTATGTTTTGGCTTCTGTAGGCCATGATTTTGGTCGCCAGCGTTTTCCTGGGTCATGCAGTGAAACTATTGGCGTAGGATTATTATGCCATAATGGCAGTATTCCAGGTATGACGCCTTTAGGATGGGGTAATATCGAGTTTTTGGTCAAAGAATGTGACTATTCCACCTACGACGAACAAGGGGCACTAACCACAACAAAAGGTACCTCTGCGGCAGTAGTCTATCTCGCCAGTCTGGCTGGAAAACTTCATTCGTGGCTAAAAAGAAATCAAATGGTCTATGATCGCCATGCTTTACATGCAGCCATGATTTGCATGAGCCAAGCATTTCAAGGTAGATATCTTTTTGATGATGTATCAGAGCAAAAATGTATGCCTCAAACATGGAGTATTCCTTTGAAGCGTTCGAAGGAAGCAGAAATACTGCTTACGCTTACTCCAAACACATCCGTCAGAAACAATCAAATTGCATTGGTCGTTTCTTATCAAGCGTCCATTGCCAGACAAACACGCCTGACAACCGTAGTCAATGGTCAAGAAATTGTAGGGCAAAGAGGTACATTATTAATACCAGCTCATTTGCTTGAAAAATCCCCCCTTAATATTACAGTATACGCTGTAGGACGTCTCGATCATGTGACAGTGGCATGTCAGAACACACTGGTAATGAAATGTATTAGCTCGCAACTACTTGTCGCGCCTGACGATGAAATTATTGTTGGTATCTCTGCAAGTCACGATGCTTCTGCTTGTGTGATGATTAACGGAAAAATTCGTTATGGAATTCAGCTTGAGCGTTTAACCCGTGTCAAACACGATGGAAGCCAATCCCTCAATACTACTTTAGCTGTAGATTATTGTCTGAATGCCGCTGGTTTAATGCGGGAAGATGTAAGCTGTTTTGCCTATAATATTCAATCAGTGACTCCGGAGTATATCGGGCTAAATCAGCCTGTTTGTAGTACAGATTTTTCGTTGTTTGATCCCTTCTCTCCAGAGGCTATAGTTGTTAGCCATCATCTGTGTCACGCATTTGCCGCTTGGTCGGGGTCAAAGTTTTCCAGAGGAAATGTAGTGGTAGCGGATGGTTCCGGAGGTAGTGTCGTAGGACAAAATGATTTACTCATCTCTGGGCAAGAGTTTTCTGAGTATTTAAATGCTGGACTTAAAGAGTATAAACCGGAATTGCATGTAGTTTCTCATTATACCTTTTGTGAAAATGGATATACGCTGCTAGCCCGTGAATACAGCCCATCATTTAATATTCGAACTGGAAGTCGCTCATTGGGTGAGGCTTATGCCTCTGTGAGCCAACTTGTTTTTAATTCTTGGCACGCTTCTGGAAAATTAATGGGGCTTGCACCTTATGGTATACCAAAATTTGCTGAGGAGATTGCGATTGAAAGCCCGCAGGGTATTTCTTTTGGTTATACTTGGAAGCAAAAATTTAGCAAGAAAACACTTAACGTGATGGATTACGCAGATCTGGCCGCTTCGGTACAACTCGTTCTGGAAAAAGGGATTTTTTCTCGCTTAGAGCATTACCACATAACTAATAATGAACCTCTTGTCATGACAGGAGGTGTTGCTCTAAATTCTGTAGTGAACTATAAGGTGCGTCAGAACTTTCAATTACGTGATTTCTATTTATTCCCAGCTCAACATGATGCTGGTATTTCTATCGGTGCCGCTAATGCTGCTTATTATAAAAGGCATAACCGAATTCTTAGTGATGCTTTTAATCACGATTATCTGGGAAAAGTTTACAGATATGAAGATATTTCCAGAGCCCTTAACTTATTTGCTGATAGGGTAATAGTGAAACCTATTGATACTGTTACACTAGCCGAACGGTTACATGCGGGACAGATCATTGGTTACTACTCCTGTACTAAAGGGTCTGAATTTGGTCCACGTGCGTTGGGTGCCCGTTCAATACTAGCTAGCCCTTGCTCGATGGATACATGGAAATTCATCAATCGCTGGGTGAAGTTCCGTGAGGATTTTCGTCCTTTTGCGCCGATGGTTGCTACTGAGCACCTAGGTCGTTATTTCGAAGGTGAAGGTGACTATAAATATATGCTTGAAGTGCTGCCAGTTCGTCCTGAATACCGGGAGCAACTTGCCGCTATCACGCATATAGATGGTTCAGCACGTGTACAAACAGTGTCTGTCAATGATAATGAAGAAATCCATGCTTTGCTCTCCGCATTTGGCAAACTTTCTGGATTTCCCGTTTTACTGAATACATCGTTTAATGTTCGTGGAAAACCTATCGTAGAACGGGCAGAACAGGCAATCGAAATGTTGCTTTCCACCCATATTGATGCGGTGGTATTCGGTGACTATATAGTCGAACTATTCGCTCCATCGTTTACTCCAGAAGTAGTTCCAGGATTGTTATGTTTGAGCCCTGGTTGTAGCTTAAAAAGCAGTCTAGAGAAAAATCAACTGCGTCATATAATAAGCCACGAATACCAAGATAATAATCAAATTATTACTGCCTCGCTATATCAGGCTCTTTTACTATTAGTGAAGCAAATGTCTCTGGCGGATACCCAAGCTGTATATGATGAGTTAAGCCCTGAGCTAAGGAAAGCAGTGATGCACTATGTTCGATTGAAATTTCTTAATATTGCACGTGATTTTACTGAGGAATTTGAGTGTGACGATCTCCATCACTGA
- a CDS encoding YcaO-like family protein — translation MTISITELGFRRYSTREALKLILPLRKKLGISRLASVGEFVDIAGISIVNAVRTTLKKGQISTTQGKGRNLYTATCSALMEAYERHCACWCDDLIVHQNTHYYDRLIQRQLGFDPEYDIKDWIPGYELQTGKEILLPAVEVQFPYHGSDAQRVNIHAHTSGLACGGTLEEAICFAILESFERNITSRFYQNCLSSICADIIDPESINYPSTKALWQSLSDKGYESFALRIHGTIPTYYVALYDPTNMGPKFMVAGSASGFTETLALDAALMEAVQGLVVCLQASREDLSRQQKKYDDKNFFNHSRFYVLRELFRKHYKMVNISTEQNVPIALASATEFLIQKLAEEGKEQIYITDLSLPDVPFHTVKAIIPGLFDWHVNPGRRK, via the coding sequence GTGACGATCTCCATCACTGAATTAGGGTTTCGCCGTTACTCTACCCGAGAGGCACTGAAATTAATTTTACCATTACGTAAGAAACTGGGAATCTCGCGCTTAGCTTCTGTTGGTGAATTTGTGGATATTGCTGGCATCAGTATAGTAAATGCAGTTCGTACTACATTGAAAAAAGGACAAATATCAACCACCCAAGGAAAAGGGCGAAATCTATATACAGCCACCTGTAGCGCATTAATGGAGGCCTATGAACGCCACTGTGCTTGTTGGTGTGATGATCTGATTGTTCACCAAAATACGCATTATTATGACCGTCTCATACAGCGGCAACTGGGATTTGATCCAGAGTATGATATCAAAGACTGGATACCAGGATACGAGTTGCAAACTGGAAAAGAAATTTTATTACCTGCTGTAGAAGTACAGTTTCCTTATCATGGTTCGGATGCTCAACGGGTAAATATACACGCTCACACCTCGGGACTGGCGTGTGGTGGCACCTTAGAAGAAGCGATCTGTTTTGCTATATTAGAATCCTTTGAACGCAATATTACATCCCGATTTTACCAAAACTGTTTATCGAGTATTTGTGCAGATATTATAGATCCTGAAAGCATCAATTATCCGTCGACAAAAGCTTTATGGCAATCGTTATCTGACAAAGGGTATGAAAGTTTCGCCTTACGTATCCACGGTACGATACCGACTTATTATGTAGCTTTATACGATCCAACCAATATGGGACCAAAATTTATGGTTGCCGGTTCCGCCTCTGGATTTACTGAAACACTAGCTCTGGATGCTGCACTAATGGAAGCAGTTCAGGGGCTAGTAGTCTGTTTACAGGCTTCACGAGAAGATTTAAGCCGTCAGCAGAAAAAGTATGATGATAAGAACTTCTTTAATCATTCACGTTTCTACGTACTGCGCGAATTATTTCGCAAGCATTATAAAATGGTGAATATATCGACTGAGCAGAATGTCCCGATAGCACTGGCTTCTGCTACCGAGTTTTTAATCCAAAAGCTAGCGGAGGAAGGAAAGGAACAGATTTATATCACGGATTTATCTCTGCCCGATGTACCTTTTCATACGGTAAAAGCTATTATTCCAGGGCTATTTGATTGGCATGTTAATCCGGGAAGGAGGAAATAA
- a CDS encoding TfuA-like protein has protein sequence MLFARKQKPVVFGGSSLPCDQRYDAIIEFRPPIQTGDLLELSGSGRPVLITDGLFGSNMSITVVECLNFINAGGILLGSSSMGALRAADCYIQGMVGIGQIFQGYLFGYYHSDADVALRYHTDNYQEITLSYVHIEYIACYLMAEGQISSLQKRQMMALVRQIIWYERYIDRVIDAMLKIAPHLDIAQLRSLFKNDTMHPKKQDARLAIDYLVKFYLAKCE, from the coding sequence GTGCTATTTGCTCGTAAACAAAAACCAGTTGTATTTGGTGGTTCTTCCTTACCCTGTGATCAGCGTTATGACGCAATAATTGAATTTCGCCCACCAATCCAGACAGGAGATTTACTGGAGCTGTCAGGAAGTGGTCGGCCGGTTCTGATTACAGATGGCCTTTTTGGTAGCAATATGTCGATTACTGTAGTGGAGTGCTTAAATTTTATCAACGCAGGAGGAATACTACTCGGTAGTTCCAGCATGGGAGCATTGCGCGCTGCAGACTGCTACATTCAAGGAATGGTAGGAATAGGGCAAATATTTCAGGGATATCTATTCGGGTATTATCACTCAGATGCAGATGTGGCTCTGCGATATCACACGGATAATTATCAGGAAATCACGCTCTCTTATGTGCATATAGAATATATTGCTTGCTATCTGATGGCAGAAGGGCAGATAAGTTCACTACAAAAACGTCAGATGATGGCTTTGGTACGACAAATCATTTGGTACGAGCGCTACATTGATCGGGTGATTGATGCCATGCTTAAGATTGCTCCACATTTAGATATAGCGCAGCTGCGTTCTTTATTTAAAAACGACACTATGCACCCTAAAAAACAAGATGCCAGATTAGCAATAGATTATTTAGTGAAATTTTATTTGGCCAAATGTGAGTAA
- a CDS encoding MFS transporter translates to MKNQNWLKNIGYLDSISRAMQSTSNQISHLLVGSLGGMFGTAVSLRVSIAFYSSLFLEVPSGLLADRLGHFKTVALGNWFNAIALLVLYWSLATADNIDNQITLLIISSFLSAIAMSLISGAYQAMLQDLIDYQIIKHGEERTLRTKALLLSQRYGKEIVSIVPVLFLLLLLVLYRTIGHAEIILFIPTIMFIGLGIWLWCFPQLNGMHENLGKQNAHIRRKSTLRHFIVYMRELSHTQCLIFLKLSIVIILLNFSMIHVHTYLMISEFREYNIMQVERAYLILLFLFIISFDVAHYIKGVIVPRVAAKFSDNTMIMISFVSLMILSGFCYLLYLYFNGILALILYILFFRTTVTIGQDVAISNFLARLPEEIRAFSLSLATGTVIILYGAYSVYLTFAGIGAEPAPYILLEIAVIALIGGLLTFYIKITPQIDTENPALQSRN, encoded by the coding sequence ATGAAAAATCAAAATTGGTTAAAAAACATTGGTTATTTAGATAGCATATCGCGTGCAATGCAATCAACATCAAATCAAATTAGTCATTTATTAGTAGGAAGCTTAGGTGGTATGTTTGGTACAGCGGTTTCATTACGTGTTTCTATTGCATTCTATTCATCTCTCTTCCTTGAAGTCCCTTCTGGATTGCTGGCTGATAGATTAGGTCATTTTAAAACAGTTGCTTTAGGGAACTGGTTTAATGCTATTGCCCTGCTTGTATTGTACTGGTCACTCGCAACGGCAGATAATATCGATAATCAAATTACATTACTTATTATCAGTTCTTTTTTAAGTGCCATCGCGATGTCTTTGATTTCTGGTGCTTATCAAGCAATGTTACAGGATTTGATTGATTATCAAATCATTAAACATGGTGAAGAACGCACTCTACGTACAAAAGCACTTCTGCTTTCTCAACGATATGGTAAAGAAATTGTTTCTATCGTTCCTGTTCTTTTTTTATTGCTATTATTAGTGCTTTACCGGACTATAGGACATGCTGAAATTATATTATTTATTCCAACTATAATGTTTATTGGTTTAGGAATATGGCTATGGTGTTTTCCTCAGTTGAATGGTATGCATGAAAATCTCGGAAAGCAGAACGCTCACATCAGGCGTAAAAGTACATTACGTCACTTTATTGTATATATGCGTGAATTATCACATACTCAATGTTTGATTTTTTTGAAACTTTCTATAGTAATAATTCTTCTAAATTTCTCTATGATTCATGTTCACACTTATCTCATGATTTCTGAATTCAGAGAATACAATATAATGCAGGTTGAAAGAGCTTATCTAATTCTTTTGTTTTTGTTTATTATATCATTTGATGTAGCTCATTATATTAAAGGTGTGATAGTTCCACGTGTAGCCGCAAAGTTCTCAGATAATACGATGATTATGATTTCTTTCGTCAGTTTGATGATACTCTCAGGATTTTGTTATCTTCTTTATCTTTATTTCAATGGCATTTTAGCATTAATTTTGTATATTTTGTTTTTTAGAACGACCGTGACTATTGGTCAAGACGTGGCGATCAGTAATTTTCTTGCCCGCTTACCTGAGGAAATCCGAGCTTTTTCTTTGAGTCTCGCAACAGGTACTGTAATTATATTATATGGTGCTTATTCTGTCTATTTAACCTTTGCTGGTATTGGTGCAGAGCCTGCACCATATATCTTGTTAGAAATAGCAGTGATTGCACTGATAGGAGGACTTTTGACGTTCTATATAAAAATCACCCCACAAATAGATACTGAAAACCCTGCTTTGCAATCAAGAAATTAG
- a CDS encoding GNAT family N-acetyltransferase encodes MHKSNYITSFSTKQMDVHYINEEMANAFQKYLVNNKDRLAPFEPLRTCEYYELNEVKKRIRSTVNLQEENKGVSLVFTLKNSSDIVGNINFTNFVFGVFQACHLGFSIDTDFEGKGVMREVLTESLKHIRNKYQLHRVMANHLTTNDRCAHLLQRVGFIKEGYAKSYLKINGVWQDHVLNSFVFED; translated from the coding sequence ATGCATAAAAGTAATTATATTACATCATTTAGTACCAAACAAATGGATGTTCACTACATCAATGAAGAAATGGCTAATGCCTTTCAGAAATATTTGGTGAATAATAAAGATAGATTAGCACCATTTGAGCCATTAAGGACTTGCGAATATTACGAATTAAATGAAGTGAAAAAGCGTATTCGATCAACTGTGAATCTGCAAGAGGAAAATAAAGGAGTTTCACTTGTATTTACTCTAAAAAATTCATCAGATATAGTTGGAAATATCAATTTTACTAATTTCGTTTTTGGGGTTTTTCAAGCATGCCACCTTGGTTTCTCAATTGATACTGATTTTGAGGGTAAAGGTGTGATGCGTGAAGTTTTAACTGAATCATTAAAACATATCAGAAATAAATATCAACTACATCGCGTAATGGCTAATCACCTTACAACTAATGATAGATGTGCTCATTTATTACAACGAGTTGGATTTATTAAAGAAGGTTATGCCAAATCATATCTTAAGATAAATGGAGTATGGCAAGATCATGTATTGAATTCTTTTGTATTTGAAGATTAA
- a CDS encoding DUF6445 family protein produces MLKSQSIIVIDDFYDNPIEIRKHALSLDYKQKNGATYPGMEATSERNWDVVRNTLMSYINEDVSAPCPKSDGFAQGKFRIAVANDNKKRLDNVHVDQQKYSGIIYLTPNILCQGGVAFYKHKKTGEVFFNKTVIQSKGFPTVGDDFHKRVLSYFKDDNNWDKIGEIPMRFNRAVIIMARVFHGSTGIFGDSMETGRLTQHFEFYTYD; encoded by the coding sequence ATGTTAAAATCACAAAGTATCATTGTAATCGATGATTTTTATGATAATCCCATTGAGATCAGAAAGCATGCACTTTCACTTGATTATAAACAAAAAAATGGAGCTACGTATCCAGGAATGGAGGCTACATCTGAACGAAATTGGGATGTAGTTAGAAATACTCTCATGTCATACATAAATGAAGATGTCAGTGCCCCCTGTCCTAAGTCGGATGGATTTGCACAGGGAAAATTTCGTATTGCTGTTGCAAATGATAATAAAAAACGTCTAGATAATGTCCATGTAGACCAACAGAAATATTCAGGAATTATATATCTAACACCTAACATTCTTTGTCAAGGAGGGGTTGCTTTTTATAAACATAAAAAAACAGGAGAGGTTTTTTTTAATAAAACTGTAATTCAAAGTAAAGGATTTCCTACCGTTGGCGATGATTTTCATAAGAGAGTTCTTTCGTACTTTAAGGATGATAATAATTGGGATAAAATTGGTGAAATTCCAATGCGATTTAATCGCGCTGTAATTATTATGGCCAGAGTGTTTCATGGATCCACTGGAATTTTTGGTGACTCTATGGAAACTGGTAGATTAACTCAACATTTCGAATTTTATACCTATGACTAA